TGATTTTACACTGTTTTTATAGGAAAGTAGCGACGCACAGATTTTCAAAAAAGTGGTAGAATGAATTGTAACTCAATCCATCTTTTGGGGGGATGGCAATGAGAAGGATTTTCATCTTTGCATTACTTGTGTTGGCAGTTCTCGCACTGGCAGATATTTACGCGCTTTATCATTTGTCGGTACCGGGTTATAGAACTACCGTGTTTGTTTCAAACATGAGCGAAGAGGAAGCCAATTTCACTATTTCAGCCTTTGATTGCACTGGTCAAAAGCTCTGGGAAGACACCTATATCAGTAAAGAGTATTCGACTGTGGCTATTAACCTTGCTGAGTTTATAGAATCCAATGACGATTGTTGGGGTCTTCTATTGATCAAGTGTGATCAACTATTACACATCACTGCTTTTTATGAGGATGAAGAGTACGGCTTATTGAACACCGATCATGTTATTGAGCCTGTTCAGGCTTCTGAAGACACCAAATATTATTGGTATGCCGCAGGTTATGTCAACAAAGGCAATTCTGAGACAGCACTGGTTTTGATAAACCCCAATGAAGATGAGGCAAGTGGCTCTATATGGATATGTAATTCAAACGGTGAAACTGTAAAAGATTTATCAGGTACCATAGAACCATTTTCGGCGAAATTTTTTGATTTGATAAAGTTCATCAAAGATGACGTAGGTGTTGTCGATATTCAGAGTGATCTACCAATCATCATAGGCATTGAACACTATGAAGATGGTGAGATTTGGACGATCGATAACATAGTAGACTGGTATACAACTACCGAATGGTAAGATCATAAGTGACAAACCATTGTGGGAGACAAAAAAGTCTCCCACAGTTTTACATCGGATATCTTCTCACATATACAGTCTTTTTTGTTCCAATGTTAGTAGATATCAAATAATCACCTGGTTCTGTTAATTGCAAAGTGAATTTGACTGTCTGTTTTTCCAAAGGTGGTACCATTAGCTGCTTTACTTGGACTGGTTTTTCGTTGAGATATAAAACGATATCGTCTTGATATGTGATTAAACCATAATTTGTTGCAGCCAGCGAGACAATCAATTTCTCTCCAATCTCCAGTAATTCTTTTGATAAAGTCATTGAAAAATCCATATCTTGTTCAAAAGCTGGCAGAGTTTTCCATGTACTGTTCTCATTCTCTGTTGGTTTCATCCTAAAAGTGTAGCAATAAGGTTTTGCGGATAAGATGTATTCTTTGTGTGGTAGTGCTCCCCAACTGTTATCTCCACCCAATCCCATTTGTTTGTAATCGATATTCACAGTTACAAAATCCCGAATTGGTAATTCATTTACATGATTTGCTTGCTCGATGTCTTCAATTGAAAAGGGCCACACGCTGAAATTCACCGTGGGAAGTCCCGAGACAAAGAGACAGGTTCTACCATCCGAGATTGAAACCCACCTTGCATCACTTCTGTTTCCTGTCTCTTGTGGCTTAACGTATTTGTGAAACATCTCGTCAACTCTGCTTGTATAAATACCGAAGATTCCACTTTCCTTTCTGTCTTCATATGTCTCATGAGGTCCTCTTCCGTACCACTTCACAAACCAGAAATCCCTTGGCATTCTCAGTTGTAACCCTATTCTTGGGATTTCAGGTAGATTCTGATTGGGAAAGAACGCGTAATCTACCAAAATATCGTTGTTTCCAAATATGGTATAAGTCAAATACAACCAACTATCTTTTGGTAGATGATAAATCGTTGAGACAATGGCTTTATTTTTCTCTTTCTGGCAAATCATTCTATGCAATCTTCTGAATTTACCTGCGTCTTTCCATATAGCCAATCTCTCTGGCATCTTATTTCCTATATCGTTATCTGTAGGGGCTCGCCAGAAATTTGGCACAATAGGTTCAAGTAGTAAGCTCTTTTCCTTGAAGATTATCTTTTCAAGAAGCCCAGTGAGTTTAGAAAAATTCAAAGTCATATCTTTTGTTTTGACAAAATAATATCGTACATCTTCATCGATATTCACGTGTTTTTTTACATATCTTCTTTCAAAGGTCGGCTTTTTCAATTGAAATTCTTGCCAAGCGACTGTGTGGTTTGTTGGTGCCCATAGTTCTTCTTTTTCTGTGGTAAATGAAATTTCAAGAAAATATTCTCTTCCATCTTTGAGTTCAGGTAGACTTAGGTTTAGTGATGTACTTTCACCAGGTGGAAGGGATATTTTGAATTTTCTTCTGGCCTTCTCAGAGCCGTCTTCTTTTAAAATCCATATTCCATTGAAATCCCGAAGATCTGTAAACATATAGTTGTTCTGAATATGAATTGAATTATTTTCAGTCATTGTCATTTCGATGTATTGATAGATTTTTTTGACTTCCATGAGCTCTGGTTCAGGTGTTCTGTCTGGTAGCACGATACCATTACAGCAAAAATTTCCATCATTTGGTTGATCACCAAAATCTCCACCATATGCCCAGAATCTGGTGCCGTTTTTGTCTATTTTTTCGATTCCTTGATCCACCCAATCCCAGATACAGCCACCGTGTAGATGAGGATTGTTTTTTATTACATCCCAATAATCTTTCAGATTTCCAACACTATTACCCATTGCATGTGCATATTCGCACATCACAAGAGGTCTACTTTGCTTTTTCGAAGAATACTCGAGAAGTTTATCAAAGGAAGGGTACATAACAGAAACGACATCTAAGTAGAAACCATCACCAGGTTTTTCCGCTCCAAGTGGAGCGTAGTGAACCAATCTCGATTTATCTCTTGATTTAATCCAGATAGCAGCCTTTTCAAAGTTTTTCCCATCACCTGCTTCGTTGCCAAGAGACCAAAAGATCACACAGGGGTGGTTCTTGTCTCTCTCTACCATACGTTGAACCCTGTCAAGGTGTGCCTTTTCCCATTCTGGTTTGTTCGCCAAGGTCACTTTTTCATCCCAACCAACACCGTGAGATTCGATATTTGCTTCATCTATGACAAAGAGACCATAATAGTCACACAGATCATACCATTTCGTTTGATTTGGATAATGCGATGTTCTGACGGTGTTTATGTTATGTTGTTTCATGAGTTTGATATCCTGAATCATTCTTTCAACAGTTATCGCATGACCCTTTTTCGGGTCAAATTCATGTCTATTGACACCTTTTATATAAAATAATTTGCCGTTGAAGAACAATTTACCATCTCTCACTTCGATCTTTCTGAACCCAAAATTGATCTTTTTTTTGTCTTCTTTTAGTTCTATACATAACACGTATAACCAAGGAGTCTCCCAAGACCATTTCAGTGGTTCATTTATATCGAATTGAAAAGAAAGGGTTCTTTCTTTATCCACCTCGATCTCTACTTTTTCAAGAACATCTCTTTCACCATGTGGATTTATCACAGAAAGAGTCAAAAGATCTTTGGTCTTTTGATCGTGAAAATTTCTCAAATCTACATCGACGAATAATTTTGCATCTTTATAATGTTCATCTAATTCTGTTCTCACGAAAACATCTCTTATATGTAATTTACTCAGAGCGTACAAATAAACATCACGATATATACCGGCAAACCACCACATGTCTTGATCTTCCAAATAACTCGCATCGCACCATTTCAAAACCTCAACAACTATCGTGTTTTCA
The DNA window shown above is from Thermotoga profunda AZM34c06 and carries:
- the lacZ gene encoding beta-galactosidase LacZ — encoded protein: MLEWENPELLHEGLEKPHSSFIPYFDPSTANWIYPEDFLALNGKWKFHFSTSPLNLPNAFESQDFDDTSWSEIEVPSNWEFAGYDKPIYTNTIYPFNNNPPCPPKEYNPTGIYRKKVWIPNSWTGKEIFLRFEGVRSFFYLWINGKKVGFSKDSCTPAEFRITDFVKSGENTIVVEVLKWCDASYLEDQDMWWFAGIYRDVYLYALSKLHIRDVFVRTELDEHYKDAKLFVDVDLRNFHDQKTKDLLTLSVINPHGERDVLEKVEIEVDKERTLSFQFDINEPLKWSWETPWLYVLCIELKEDKKKINFGFRKIEVRDGKLFFNGKLFYIKGVNRHEFDPKKGHAITVERMIQDIKLMKQHNINTVRTSHYPNQTKWYDLCDYYGLFVIDEANIESHGVGWDEKVTLANKPEWEKAHLDRVQRMVERDKNHPCVIFWSLGNEAGDGKNFEKAAIWIKSRDKSRLVHYAPLGAEKPGDGFYLDVVSVMYPSFDKLLEYSSKKQSRPLVMCEYAHAMGNSVGNLKDYWDVIKNNPHLHGGCIWDWVDQGIEKIDKNGTRFWAYGGDFGDQPNDGNFCCNGIVLPDRTPEPELMEVKKIYQYIEMTMTENNSIHIQNNYMFTDLRDFNGIWILKEDGSEKARRKFKISLPPGESTSLNLSLPELKDGREYFLEISFTTEKEELWAPTNHTVAWQEFQLKKPTFERRYVKKHVNIDEDVRYYFVKTKDMTLNFSKLTGLLEKIIFKEKSLLLEPIVPNFWRAPTDNDIGNKMPERLAIWKDAGKFRRLHRMICQKEKNKAIVSTIYHLPKDSWLYLTYTIFGNNDILVDYAFFPNQNLPEIPRIGLQLRMPRDFWFVKWYGRGPHETYEDRKESGIFGIYTSRVDEMFHKYVKPQETGNRSDARWVSISDGRTCLFVSGLPTVNFSVWPFSIEDIEQANHVNELPIRDFVTVNIDYKQMGLGGDNSWGALPHKEYILSAKPYCYTFRMKPTENENSTWKTLPAFEQDMDFSMTLSKELLEIGEKLIVSLAATNYGLITYQDDIVLYLNEKPVQVKQLMVPPLEKQTVKFTLQLTEPGDYLISTNIGTKKTVYVRRYPM